One segment of Canis aureus isolate CA01 chromosome 27, VMU_Caureus_v.1.0, whole genome shotgun sequence DNA contains the following:
- the DKK1 gene encoding dickkopf-related protein 1 has protein sequence MPAPGAPGAARLLLALLAAALCGPPRPGASAASNSVLHSNAIKNLPPALGGAAGHPGWAVSAAPGLAYEGGNKYQTLDSYQPYPCAEDEECSPEEYCASPGRAGGAGGTGAPVCLACRKRRKRCMRHAMCCPGNYCKNGICMPSDHGHFHRGEIEETILESGGNDHSTLDGYPRRTTLSSKLYHTKGQEGSVCLRSSDCATGLCCARHFWSKICKPVLKEGQVCTKHRRKGSHGLEIFQRCYCGEGLSCRLQKDHHQASNSSRLHTCQRH, from the exons ATGCcggccccgggcgccccgggAGCCGCCCGCCTCCTGCTGGCCCTGCTGGCGGCCGCCCTGTGCGGGCCCCCGCGGCCCGGGGCGAGCGCCGCCTCCAACTCGGTCCTGCACTCCAACGCCATCAAGAACCTGCCCCCGGCGCTGGGCGGCGCTGCCGGGCACCCGGGCTGGGCGGTGAGCGCCGCCCCGGGCCTCGCGTACGAGGGCGGGAACAAGTACCAGACCCTTGACAGCTACCAG CCCTACCCGTGCGCCGAGGACGAGGAGTGCAGCCCCGAGGAGTACTGCGCCAGCCCGggccgcgcggggggcgcggggggcacggGGGCGCCCGTCTGCCTCGCCTGCAGGAAGCGCCGAAAACGCTGCATGCGGCACGCGATGTGCTGCCCCGGGAATTACTGCAAAAACG GAATATGCATGCCTTCGGACCACGGTCACTTCCATCGAGGAGAGATCGAGGAGACCATTCTGGAGAGCGGTGGCAACGACCACAGCACCCTGGATGGGTACCCCAGAAGAACCACCCTGTCTTCGAAACTGTATCATACCAAAG GACAAGAAGGCTCGGTCTGTCTCCGATCATCAGACTGCGCCACGGGGTTGTGTTGCGCGCGACACTTCTGGTCCAAGATCTGTAAACCTGTCCTCAAAGAGGGCCAGGTGTGCACCAAGCACAGGAGGAAAGGCTCCCACGGGCTGGAGATATTCCAGCGCTGTTACTGCGGCGAGGGCCTGTCTTGCCGGCTGCAGAAGGATCACCATCAAGCCAGTAACTCTTCTAGGCTCCACACCTGTCAGAGACATTAA